TCGACAGTCTTGACCACGCGCACGCCGCCCGCGCCGTTCGGATCGTTCGCAAAGCGGCCCGCACCGCGGCCGCCCGCATGAATCTGCGATTTGACGACCCACACCGCGCCGCCGAGCTCGCGAGCCGCCGCGGCGGCTTCGTCGGGCGTGAACGCGACGCGGCCGTTCGGCACGGCAACGCCATAGCCTTTCAGCAGTTCCTTCGCCTGATATTCGTGAATGTTCACAGACTCCTCCTCACTGGATGTGTTTCGGGATCGGGGCAGTGGGGAAAGACTTCTCTTGACGGGCTGTGAAATATGGTATGTGATATATCAGAACGATTCAAGACGCAAAGGTGGTCGGTATTTTCCCTCGGTCGGACGTCAAAAGCGCCGACGAAATGAGCGAGAAGCCAAGCCAGCAAAGGACTTGACGCGTTTCGAGCTTGCGCGCCGCAGCATCAAAATACGCTTGATGCATTGTGATATATCACATACCGTATTGATCGGGGCATGCGAGATGCGCGTCGTGTACAAGGCCTGGGCAACCGGCTACGTCATCGATAACCGCCAGATAACGCATAGGAGACGACTTATGTCCGCAAAAGTTTTATCCCCCAACACCGGCACTCAAGCACGGCATCGCGCGCTGCCCGTTTCACCCGACCATGAACACGCGAAGCAAGGGAAGGAGACAAATCATGGCTAAGGCACTTGACGGTGTGCGCATTCTCGATTTCACGCATGTGCAATCCGGACCAACCTGCACGCAGTTGCTGGCCTGGTTCGGCGCCGACGTGATCAAGGTGGAGAGGGCCGGTAGCGGCGACGTGACGCGCGAACAACTGCGCGACGTCCCCGATGCGGACAGCCTTTACTTCACGATGCTCAATCACAACAAGCGGTCGGTCACGATCGACACGAAGAACCCTGAAGGCAAGAAGGTTCTCGAAACGCTGATCAAGACCTGCGACGTGCTCGTCGAAAACTTTGCGCCTGGTGCGCTCGATCGGATGGGTTTCACGTGGGCGCGCATCCAGGAGCTCAATCCGCAGATGATCGTCGCGTCCGTGAAGGGCTTCGGTCCCGGACCCTACGAGGATTGCAAGGTCTACGAGAACGTTGCGCAATGCGCGGGCGGCGCGGCGTCGACGACCGGCTTCGACGATGGCCCACCGGTCGTGACCGGTGCGCAGATCGGCGATAGCGGCACCGGCCTGCACCTCGCGCTGGGCATCGTCACGGCGCTGTTCCAGCGCACGAAGACGAACCGCGGCCAGAAGGTGCTCGCCGCGATGCAGGACGGCGTGCTGAATCTGTGCCGCGTGAAGCTGCGCGATCAGCAGCGTCTCGAGCGTACCGGCGTCATGAAGGAGTACCCACAGTATCCGAACGGCACGTTCGGCGAG
The genomic region above belongs to Paraburkholderia edwinii and contains:
- the frc gene encoding formyl-CoA transferase; this encodes MAKALDGVRILDFTHVQSGPTCTQLLAWFGADVIKVERAGSGDVTREQLRDVPDADSLYFTMLNHNKRSVTIDTKNPEGKKVLETLIKTCDVLVENFAPGALDRMGFTWARIQELNPQMIVASVKGFGPGPYEDCKVYENVAQCAGGAASTTGFDDGPPVVTGAQIGDSGTGLHLALGIVTALFQRTKTNRGQKVLAAMQDGVLNLCRVKLRDQQRLERTGVMKEYPQYPNGTFGEAVPRAGNASGGGQPGWILKCKGWEADPNAYIYFITQAPVWAKICNVIGKEEWATDPDYATPAARLPRLKDIFAEIERWTMTKTKFEAMDILNKYDIPCGPILSMKEIAEDESLRKTGTIVEVDHPVRGKYLTVGNPIKLSDSPTDVTRSPLLGEHTDEVMAELGYSAEQIAALRTAGAI